The Ramlibacter algicola genome segment GTCCTCGGCACCGATCGGGATGACGATGGGCACGGGGTTGGCCTTCAGGCGCAGCTTCATCTGGTCGTAGACCTTGAAGAAGTTCGCGCCGGTGCGGTCCATCTTGTTGACGAACGCGAGGCGCGGCACCTTGTACTTGTTGGCCTGGCGCCAGACCGTCTCGGACTGCGGCTGCACGCCGCCCACGGCGCAGTACACCATGCAGGCGCCGTCCAGCACGCGCATGGAACGCTCCACCTCGATGGTGAAGTCCACGTGGCCGGGGGTGTCGATGATGTTGATGCGGTGCTCGGGGAAGGACATGTCCATGCCCTTCCAGAAGCAGGTGGTGGCCGCCGACGTGATCGTGATGCCGCGCTCCTGCTCCTGCTCCATCCAGTCCATGGTGGCGGCGCCATCGTGCACTTCACCGATCTTGTGGTTCACGCCGGTGTAGAACAGGATGCGCTCGGTCGTCGTGGTCTTGCCGGCGTCGATGTGCGCCGAGATCCCGATGTTGCGATAGCGCTCGATGGGCGTTTTGCGGGCCATGATGATCTTTCGTTGAAAAGGGAAAGGGCCCGCTCTCGGCGGGCCCGTTCCACAGATGGGGACGGTCTTTAGAAGCGGAAGTGGCTGAAGGCCTTGTTCGCCTCGGCCATGCGGTGCACTTCGTCGCGCTTCTTCATGGCGCCGCCACGGCCTTCCGTGGCTTCCATGATCTCGTTGGCCAGGCGCAGGGCCATGGACTTCTCGCCGCGCTTCTTGGCGGCTTCCTTGATCCAGCGCATCGACAGCGCCAGGCGGCGCACCGGGCGCACTTCCACCGGCACCTGGTAGTTGGCGCCACCGACGCGGCGGGACTTCACCTCGACCATCGGCTTGACGTTGTTGATGGCCATGGTGAACGCCTCGACCGGGTCGCGGCCAGGGTTCTTCTTCTCGATGTGGTCGATGGCACCGTAGACGATGCGCTCGGCCACCGCCTTCTTGCCGCCTTGCATGATGACGTTCATGAACTTGGCGAGCTCGACATTGCCGAACTTGGGATCCGGCAGGATTTCACGCTTGGGGACTTCGCGACGACGTGGCATTTCTGTTCCTTTCTTGCTTCAGCTGGTCCTCTGGGGACCTGGAGGGCCATCCGGGCCTTCCGCTTACTCGACCCGACAACCGGGTCACTACGCTTCGATTCGCCTGCCGAGCGAGTGAAGCACCGACAAACGAAAAACTCTTTAGGCCTTCTTCGGGCGCTTGGCGCCGTACTTGGAGCGGGACTGCTTGCGATCCTTGACGCCCTGCAGGTCGAGGGAGCCGCGGACGATGTGGTAGCGCACGCCCGGCAGGTCCTTCACGCGGCCGCCGCGCACGAGCACCACCGAGTGCTCCTGCAGGTTGTGGCCTTCACCGCCGATGTACGAGATGACCTCGAAACCGTTGGTCAGGCGCACCTTGGCGACCTTGCGAAGCGCCGAGTTCGGCTTCTTCGGCGTCGTGGTGTACACGCGGGTGCACACGCCACGGCGCTGCGGGCTGTTCTGCATCGCGGGCGACTTGGATTTGGTCTTCTCGACCTCCCGCCCGTGACGCACGAGTTGGTTGATGGTTGGCATTGAAAAAAGATGTCCCTAAGCGTCGAAAAAATTGGCGCCCGGCCTCACCGAGCGCGCATGGCATCCCCGCCCCAACAGCGGGAAAGCCCGCCAGTATATCCCGAGGCGGTGTTTCCCTCAAGCAGGCGGGCTGTCGCCGGGCCGAAGCCCGGCAGGTGACGTGAGCGCCGGCTCAGCCGCCGGCGCCCGACTGGCGCGTCACTTGACCCAGAGTCGCACCGCGTCCCAGGCCCGACCAAGCACGCCGGCCTGGTCCACCGCCTCCAGCGCCACGAGCGGCACTTCGGCGACGACCTTGTCGCCGGCCAGCACCTTCAGCGAGCCGACCGGCTGGCCCTTGGCCAGCGGAGCGACCAGCGGGTCGGGCCGCGCGACCGCGGTCTTCAGTTGCGCGGCAGTGCCCGCCGGCACGGCGACGACGACCGGCTGCGGACGGCCCAGCTTGGCCGTGTTGGACGTGCCCTTCCAGATCTCGGGCGTCGCGACCGCCTGGTTGGCGTCGAACAGCTTGATGCCCTCGAAGGCGGTGAAGCCCCAGTTCAGCAGCTTCTGCGATTCGTTGGCGCGCGCTTCCTCGCTGCCGGTGCCCAGCACGATCGACAGCAGGCGGCGGCCCTGCAGGTTCGGGAAGTCGCGCTTGGCGGTGGCGATCAGGCAGTAGCCGGCGGCGTCGGTGTGGCCGGTCTTCAGGCCGTCCACCGTCGGATCGCGGAACAGCAGCAGGTTGCGGTTGGTGTCGTTGGCCGTCGGCGTGCCCTGGTAGCGGTACTTCTTGATCGCGTAGTAGTGCAGGTACTCCGGGAAGTCCTGCATCAGCCGCGTGGCCAGGATGCTCAGGTCGCGCGCCGTGGTGGTGTGCCCCGGCGTCGTCAGGCCCTCGGGGTTCTTGTACGAGGTGTTCTTCATGCCCAGCGCCTTCGCCTGCTGGTTCATGAGCTCGACGAAGTGCTCGACCGAGCCGCCGACGCCTTCCGCCAGGGCCACGGTCGCGTCGTTGCCCGACTGCACGATCATCCCCTTGATCAGGTCGTCGACCGGCACCTGCATCTTCGGGTCGATGAACATGCGCGAGCCGGGCATCTTCCAGGCGCGCACGCTCACGGGCAGCGTCTGCTGCAGCGACACCTTCTTGGCGCGCAAGGCGTCGAACACCAGGTACTGCGTCATCAGCTTGGTGAGCGACGCAGGTTCGACCGGGTTGTCGACGTCGCGCCCGGCCAGCACCTGGTTGGCGCTGACGTCCATCAGCAGGTAGCTGCGGGCGGCGATCTCGGGGGGTTGCGGAACCTGGGCCGCGGCGGCCAGGCAGAAAAGGGCCAGCAAGGGCGCGAACAGCGCCTTGGCGAATCGGGTCATCGTGGTCGTGGGATTCAGGAACGGAGGTGGCGTGCCACCAGGGACTTCAGGAGCGGCAATTGTCCGTGAAAGAAGTGCCCGCCACCGGGCACGACGCTGACGGGAAGGGCCTGCGGACGCGCCCAGTCCAGGACGGATTGCAACGGCACCGTGTCATCTTCCTCACCGTGGACCACCAGGGTGCGGTCGTGCGCCTCCAGCGGGATGGCCGACACGGAGAACCGCGAGGCGGCCGTGCCCACGAGGACGATCTTGCGCACCTCGCGCGTGTCCCACACGGACGCCAGCACCTGGCTGGCGACGAACGCGCCGAACGAGAAGCCCCCCAGCGCGATCGGGCCCTCGGGCGCGAAGTGCGCGACCAGCAGGCGCATGTCGTCGGCCTCGCCACGGCCCTCGTCGTGCACGCCGGCGCTGCCGCCGACGCCACGGAAGTTGAACCGCACCGACGACCAGCCGCCCTGCACGAAAGCGCGCGCCATCGTCTGCACGACCTTGTTGTCCATCGTGCCGCCGAACAGCGGGTGCGGATGCGCCAGGAAGGCGACGCCCTGCGTGGGGCCGTCCGGGTCGTCGCGCAGCACTTCGAGCGCACCGGCGGCGCCGGGCACCTGCAGGCGGCGGGTGAAGGTATTCATGGTGCTCAGCGCCCCAGGTGCGGCGGCGTGAGCAGGCGATCGACGACGCGCCCCTGCTTCAGGTGCGACTCGACGATCTCGTCGATGTCCTGCGCGTCCACGTACGTGTACCAGACGGCCTCGGGGTACACCACGCACACCGGGCCGGCCGAGCAGCGGTCCAGGCAGCCGGCCTTGTTGACGCGGACCTTGCCGGGACCGGCCAGCCCCTGTGCCTTGACCTGCGCCTTGCAGCGGTCGAAGCCTTCCTGCGCGTTGTGGTCGGCGCAGCAGTTCTCGCCGTTGGTGCGCTTGTTGGTGCAGAAGAAGATGTGCCGCTCGTAGTACGAGGGGCGGGATGCATCGCTCATTGGGGGATTCTAGGAGCGGGCTCGCGCGTGGACAGGCGCACGAGCACGTAGACCAGCACCGCGTAAGGCCAGAGCCACCCCAGCCACTGCGCGAGCCCGTGGAAGCGGATGAAGCGCCCCTGCTCCCACGCCTGCAACGTGTGCGCGAAGTAAGCGCTCGTCGGGGCCTGGTTCAACAGGCTCAGGTGCAGCGCCAGCGCCAGCAGCAGCACGGCGGCGCTGCCACGACGTGGCAGCGCCAGCAGCAAGAGCGCCAGGACCAGGCCGGCGACGAGCCCGACGCGCACCGGCAGGCTGAGCCATGCCCAGGCATGGGAAGGCCCCCAGCTCAGTGCAGCGGACAGCGCGGTCACGCCGACGCCGACCAGCACCAGCACGAGCGTCGCCGTCGCCCGCCGACCGACAGACCGCATCACGGAGTGCGCCAGCAGGCAGGGCGCCAGCACCCCGAGCGCGACGCACGCGAGCTCCGCGCTGGGGACCAGCGGCTGCAGTTCGACGTCGCGCACGGGCAGCCAGCCGAGGAACGGCGTGTCGGCCAGCCACTCGCCGAGCGCCGCCTCGAGCCGCTCCAGCACCTGGCCCAGCCCCAGCGGCACGGCGGCGGGGAACAGCAGGGCGAACGGCCACAACGCCAGCAGGACGAGCGCGCCACGGGCCTCGTCGACGAACCAGCGGACGCGGAACCGGCTCCAGTGGTCCACCGCGCCCCAGCGCTCGAGCGCGCCCGCCACGCAGGCCCCGAGCGCAGCGCCCAGGGTGTTCAGCGCGGCATCCAGGTTGGACGGCACGCGTTCGGGCAGGTAGCTCTGGATGCCCTCCATCGCCAGCGCGAGCACCGCCGCGGCGAGCGTGGCCAGGCCGACCGCGCGGCCGATGCCGCCACCCGACGCCGCCGAAGCGCGCCGCAACACGGCCAGGGCCAGCAGCACCCCGAGCGGGGCGTAGCCGGCGACATTGGCCAGCAGGTCGAACGCCGTCCAGTACTTGGGCCAGGGGCTGGCGAGGAAGGCCCAGGGCGCGATGCCCTGGTCGCGCCAGCCACTGAACGGGTACAGGCTCGCGTAGACGATCAGGACTGCATACGCCTGCGCCAGCGGCCAGGCGGATGTCTTGCGGCCTTCCATGCCTCAGAACGGCTTGACGACCACCAGCACCACGGCGGCGAGCAGCAGCAGCACCGGTGCCTCGTTGAACCAGCGGTACCAGCGGTGGTTGCGCGTGTTGGCGCCACGCTCGAATTTGCGCAGCAGGAGCACGCACGCGTGGTGGTACCCGACCACCAGCAGCACGACGCCGAGCTTGGCGTGCATCCAGCCGGTTCCACGCCCGATGCCATAGCCGAGCCACAGCCAGAGGCCCAAGCCCAGCGCGGGCACGGCGAGCAGCGTCGTGAAGCGCAGCAGCTTGCGGGCCATCAGCAGCAGCCGTTCGCGCTCGGCCAGCGATCCGGGCTCGACCATCGCGAGGTTCACGTAGATCCTCGGCAGGTAGAACAGGCCGGCGAACCAGCTCGCGAC includes the following:
- a CDS encoding D-alanyl-D-alanine carboxypeptidase family protein, yielding MTRFAKALFAPLLALFCLAAAAQVPQPPEIAARSYLLMDVSANQVLAGRDVDNPVEPASLTKLMTQYLVFDALRAKKVSLQQTLPVSVRAWKMPGSRMFIDPKMQVPVDDLIKGMIVQSGNDATVALAEGVGGSVEHFVELMNQQAKALGMKNTSYKNPEGLTTPGHTTTARDLSILATRLMQDFPEYLHYYAIKKYRYQGTPTANDTNRNLLLFRDPTVDGLKTGHTDAAGYCLIATAKRDFPNLQGRRLLSIVLGTGSEEARANESQKLLNWGFTAFEGIKLFDANQAVATPEIWKGTSNTAKLGRPQPVVVAVPAGTAAQLKTAVARPDPLVAPLAKGQPVGSLKVLAGDKVVAEVPLVALEAVDQAGVLGRAWDAVRLWVK
- a CDS encoding (2Fe-2S) ferredoxin domain-containing protein, with the translated sequence MSDASRPSYYERHIFFCTNKRTNGENCCADHNAQEGFDRCKAQVKAQGLAGPGKVRVNKAGCLDRCSAGPVCVVYPEAVWYTYVDAQDIDEIVESHLKQGRVVDRLLTPPHLGR
- a CDS encoding alpha/beta hydrolase; the protein is MNTFTRRLQVPGAAGALEVLRDDPDGPTQGVAFLAHPHPLFGGTMDNKVVQTMARAFVQGGWSSVRFNFRGVGGSAGVHDEGRGEADDMRLLVAHFAPEGPIALGGFSFGAFVASQVLASVWDTREVRKIVLVGTAASRFSVSAIPLEAHDRTLVVHGEEDDTVPLQSVLDWARPQALPVSVVPGGGHFFHGQLPLLKSLVARHLRS
- a CDS encoding CopD family protein; its protein translation is MLWVKALHIVFVASWFAGLFYLPRIYVNLAMVEPGSLAERERLLLMARKLLRFTTLLAVPALGLGLWLWLGYGIGRGTGWMHAKLGVVLLVVGYHHACVLLLRKFERGANTRNHRWYRWFNEAPVLLLLAAVVLVVVKPF
- a CDS encoding VanZ family protein → MEGRKTSAWPLAQAYAVLIVYASLYPFSGWRDQGIAPWAFLASPWPKYWTAFDLLANVAGYAPLGVLLALAVLRRASAASGGGIGRAVGLATLAAAVLALAMEGIQSYLPERVPSNLDAALNTLGAALGACVAGALERWGAVDHWSRFRVRWFVDEARGALVLLALWPFALLFPAAVPLGLGQVLERLEAALGEWLADTPFLGWLPVRDVELQPLVPSAELACVALGVLAPCLLAHSVMRSVGRRATATLVLVLVGVGVTALSAALSWGPSHAWAWLSLPVRVGLVAGLVLALLLLALPRRGSAAVLLLALALHLSLLNQAPTSAYFAHTLQAWEQGRFIRFHGLAQWLGWLWPYAVLVYVLVRLSTREPAPRIPQ
- the rpsG gene encoding 30S ribosomal protein S7 encodes the protein MPRRREVPKREILPDPKFGNVELAKFMNVIMQGGKKAVAERIVYGAIDHIEKKNPGRDPVEAFTMAINNVKPMVEVKSRRVGGANYQVPVEVRPVRRLALSMRWIKEAAKKRGEKSMALRLANEIMEATEGRGGAMKKRDEVHRMAEANKAFSHFRF
- the rpsL gene encoding 30S ribosomal protein S12, coding for MPTINQLVRHGREVEKTKSKSPAMQNSPQRRGVCTRVYTTTPKKPNSALRKVAKVRLTNGFEVISYIGGEGHNLQEHSVVLVRGGRVKDLPGVRYHIVRGSLDLQGVKDRKQSRSKYGAKRPKKA